The genomic DNA CAACCGCTTCAGCCGCAGCTTCGTCGGCGGGGATATCGTCGATACCGACGACAAACACGTCGCCGGGAGAGCAGTCCGATGCGTCGGCCGAACACCGTCGCACGGTAATGTCTGGGGTCGAGATCATGCGTGCTGCGGGGAACAGCTGACGCAAACTGACATCTTGGGAACCGATTCGCTTCGCCACATCCATCGTCGGCCTCCTTGCCTAGATAAGTTGGACGTTTTGTGAAGATCGCGTTACCGGAAGTCAAACGATCCGTCGTTTGCGGGGCTTCCGATGTCCCGATCCAAAGTCCTGGGTCGAATTGATTCTTTACATCCGCACCGGTTCGTCAACCCGAATCGAGACGGTTCACTGGACAATAATTGTCGATCACACGACAATGCAACCCCAATCCCTCGACCGCGTAACGACTTACAGCGAAATGCTAGCAGATGTCTGAAGAAAATTTTGATGTAGCTGGACTGGCCGCTTACCTGCACCTGACGCCCGATCAAGTTAACAAGATGGCACAACGAGGCCGTCTACCGGGACGACGTGTGAGCGGAGGCTGGATCTTCTCCGAAGCCGAGGTCCATCATTGGCTCGAACAACAGATCGGGGCCAGCGATCTGGAACAATTGGACAAGGTCGACGCGGTGTTATCGCGGGCCGACAGTATCGATGAGGAGATCACGATCGCGAGCTTCTGTTCGCTGGATGTGATCGAAGTTCCCTTGCAGGCTCGCACCAAAGGCTCGGTAATCCGTTCGATGTCCGCCCTTGCAGCCCGCGGCGGAATGCTTTGGGATCCCGCCGCGATGGCCGAGGCTGTCAAAGCGCGTGAAGAGTTGCATCCGACGGCGCTCGACTGCGGCGTCGCGTTGTTGCACCCGCGGCGTCCGCAAACCTCGATCCTAGCCGATTCCGTCGTCGCCTTGGGCCGCACGTCGCAACCGCTTCCCTTCTCCGATACCGGCCAACTGACCGACGTCTTCTTCCTGCTGGCCTCCTACGACGATCGCGTCCACCTGCGAATCCTGTCTCGGATCAGTCGGATGATCACCGACGAGATCTTCCTCGGGCAATTGCGAGAAGCTCCCGATGCTGCTTCGGCGCGGCAAGCGATCCTCGACGTCGAAGAACGGATCGACGAAGTATGATGCTGTGGATCGGCGACAACCAACATCCCGAATTCCGAG from Rosistilla oblonga includes the following:
- a CDS encoding PTS sugar transporter subunit IIA codes for the protein MSEENFDVAGLAAYLHLTPDQVNKMAQRGRLPGRRVSGGWIFSEAEVHHWLEQQIGASDLEQLDKVDAVLSRADSIDEEITIASFCSLDVIEVPLQARTKGSVIRSMSALAARGGMLWDPAAMAEAVKAREELHPTALDCGVALLHPRRPQTSILADSVVALGRTSQPLPFSDTGQLTDVFFLLASYDDRVHLRILSRISRMITDEIFLGQLREAPDAASARQAILDVEERIDEV